In one window of Methanosarcina vacuolata Z-761 DNA:
- a CDS encoding TetR/AcrR family transcriptional regulator: MKKQEKERRRNYILDAAEKLFFSRGFDNVSMDDVANEVELSKAALYLYFKDKESLFFSIVLRGARILNAMIEEEIKNCKNGVEILDAIGAVYFEFVNKYPDYNRAYLYFRSGRFAIEDVEDVNEIAKEILNLRQETFDITCNAIKSGIDEGLIRRNMNPVEVTILLTMILKGITEMRSDFKTVLEKQGIGQYRFYEDVTGFMHRLLMNTGREEKNEK, from the coding sequence ATGAAAAAACAAGAAAAAGAGCGAAGACGCAACTACATCCTAGATGCAGCTGAAAAACTGTTCTTCTCCAGAGGTTTTGATAATGTTTCGATGGACGACGTTGCTAACGAAGTTGAGCTAAGTAAAGCAGCACTTTACCTCTACTTCAAAGACAAGGAGTCACTTTTCTTTTCAATAGTCCTGCGAGGAGCAAGAATCCTAAATGCCATGATCGAGGAAGAAATTAAAAATTGCAAAAACGGTGTCGAAATACTGGATGCGATTGGAGCAGTATACTTTGAGTTCGTCAATAAGTACCCGGATTATAATCGGGCATACCTTTATTTTCGTTCAGGAAGGTTCGCCATCGAGGATGTTGAAGATGTAAACGAAATAGCAAAGGAGATTCTCAACCTGCGTCAGGAAACTTTTGACATAACGTGTAATGCAATAAAATCAGGAATCGATGAAGGATTAATCCGACGTAATATGAATCCTGTGGAAGTGACCATTCTCTTAACTATGATTTTGAAAGGTATCACAGAAATGCGCTCTGATTTCAAAACAGTACTGGAAAAACAAGGGATAGGTCAATACCGATTTTATGAGGATGTTACAGGTTTCATGCACCGTTTGCTTATGAACACAGGAAGAGAAGAAAAAAATGAAAAATGA